The following proteins are co-located in the Megalops cyprinoides isolate fMegCyp1 chromosome 15, fMegCyp1.pri, whole genome shotgun sequence genome:
- the LOC118790201 gene encoding uncharacterized protein LOC118790201 yields MGLAPSTEEKLQFREAVGAHIYEAMERNGALPDVGIDRSLLDNSGLASRAAMQDYFKQLKKHVDGKAPAYLKELMGKLASFTDEPKITGLLTLVIFMVIETAYASSRRSPQGAVAAATAEERLSELQNLMEEYLKRHRMHLSDVRKLREDTERLEAQVSFQLTQIKNAMLRDGHMSSRTLKYWVNGVAFHVQMLIHLARLDRQGGEAVRAAISTYQEDLLELLPKYQQYKAATIDISKRRELRMVEDMSVEGSVTGYSVHDKELGKSVSVPLPDDTPPACTLLDTSFCTQAYLEHMITHHGQIAEIKAYLSETLGNLHALIDQNNDYPPPTSSS; encoded by the coding sequence ATGGGGCTGGCGCCCTCCACAGAGGAGAAGCTTCAGTTCCGGGAGGCAGTGGGAGCTCACATCTATGAGGCCATGGAGAGGAACGGCGCCCTGCCGGACGTGGGCATTGACCGCTCCCTGCTGGATAACTCCGGCCTGGCCTCCAGGGCGGCGATGCAGGACTACTTCAAGCAGCTGAAAAAGCACGTCGACGGCAAGGCGCCGGCCTACCTGAAGGAGCTGATGGGCAAGCTGGCTTCCTTCACAGACGAGCCCAAGATAACTGGCCTGCTGACCCTGGTGATCTTCATGGTGATCGAGACGGCCTACGCCTCCTCCAGGCGGTCCCCACAGGGCGCAGTAGCGGCCGCGACGGCTGAGGAGAGGCTGTCCGAGCTGCAGAACCTGATGGAGGAGTACCTGAAGCGCCACCGGATGCACCTGTCGGACGTGCGGAAGCTGAGGGAGGACACGGAGCGCCTGGAGGCCCAGGTGAGCTTCCAGCTGACGCAGATCAAGAACGCCATGCTGAGGGATGGCCACATGAGCTCCAGGACGCTCAAGTACTGGGTGAACGGAGTCGCATTCCACGTACAGATGCTGATCCACCTGGCCCGGCTGGACCGGCAGGGCGGGGAGGCCGTCCGAGCCGCCATCAGCACGTACCAGGAggacctgctggagctgctgcccaAGTATCAGCAGTACAAAGCCGCCACCATTGACATCTCAAAGCGCAGGGAGCTGCGAATGGTAGAGGACATGTCGGTGGAAGGGTCCGTGACGGGGTACAGTGTTCACGACAAAGAGCTTGGGAAGTCTGTCAGCGTGCCGCTGCCGGATGACACGCCCCCTGCCTGCACCCTGCTGGACACCTCCTTCTGCACGCAGGCGTACCTGGAGCACATGATCACACACCACGGGCAGATCGCCGAAATCAAGGCGTACCTCTCCGAGACCCTGGGAAACCTTCACGCGCTTATTGATCAAAATAATGACTACCCGCCGCCTACCAGCAGCTCTTGA